The genomic stretch GGTGCAGGCTCATGGAAGTGGGCCAAGCGAACGGACAAGGTGCAGGCTCATGGCAGTGGGCCAAGCGAACGGACAAGGTGCAGGCTCATGGCAGTGGGCCAAGCGAACGGACAAGGTGCAGGCTCATGGAAGTGGGCCAAGCGAACGGACAAGGTGCAGGCTCATGGCAGTGGGCCAAGCGAACGGACAAGGTGCAGGCTCATGGCAGTGGGCCAAGCGACGTTCAAGGTGCAGGCTCATGGAAGTGGGCCAAGCGAACGGACAAGGTGCAGGCTCATGGCAGTGGGCCAAGCGAACGGACAAGGTGCGGGCTCATGGCAGTGGGCCAAGCGAACGGACAAGGTGCAGGCTCATGGCAGTGGGCCAAGCGAACGGACAAGGTGCGGGCTCATGGCAGTGGGCCAAGCGAACGGACAAGGTGCAGGCTCATGGCAGTGGGCCAAGCGAACGGACAAGGTGCAGGCTCATGGCAGTGGGCCAAGCGAACGGTCAACATGGCAGTGGGCCAAGCGAACGGACAAGGTGCAGGCTCATGGCAGTGGGCCAAGCGAACGGACAAGGTGCAGGCTCATGGCAGTGGGCCAAGCGAGCGAACAAGGTGCAGGCTCATGGCAGTGGGCCAAGCGAACGGTCAAGCTGCGGGCCAATGGCAGTGGGCCAAGCGAACGGACAAGGTGCAGGCTCATGGCAGTGGGCCAAGCGATCGGACAAGGTGCGGGA from Ciona intestinalis unplaced genomic scaffold, KH HT001008.1, whole genome shotgun sequence encodes the following:
- the LOC108950800 gene encoding filaggrin-2-like isoform X11; this encodes MVVGQANDQGAGSWKWAKRTDKVQAHGSGPSERTRSRLMAVGQANGQGAGSWQWAKRTDKVQAHGSGPSERTRCRLMAVGQADGQGAGSWKWAKRTDKVQAHGSGPSGRTRCRLMAVGQADVQGAGSWKWAKRTDKVQAHGSGPSERTRCRLMAVGQANGQGAGSWQWAKRTDKVQAHGSGPSERTRCRLMAVGQANGQGAGSWQWAKRTDKVQAHGSGPSERTRCRLMAVGQANGQGAGSWQWAKRRSRCRLMEVGQANGQGAGSWQWAKRTDKVRAHGSGPSERTRCRLMAVGQANGQGAGSWQWAKRTDKVQAHGSGPSERTRCRLMAVGQANGQGAGSWQWAKRANKVQAHGSGPSERSSCGPMAVGQANGQGAGSWQWAKRSDKVRDHGSGPSERTRCGLMAVGQANVQGAGSWK
- the LOC108950800 gene encoding filaggrin-2-like isoform X9, producing MEVGQANGQGAGSWQWAKRTDKEQAHGSGPSERTRCRLMAVGQANGQGAGSWQWAKRRTRCRLMEVGQANGQGAGSWQWAKRTDKVQAHGSGPSERTRCRLMAVGQADGQGAGSWQWAKRTFKVQAHGSGPSERTRCRLMEVGQANGQGAGSWQWAKRTDKVQAHGSGPSERTRCRLMEVGQANGQGAGSWQWAKRTDKVQAHGSGPSERTRCRLMEVGQANGQGAGSWQWAKRTDKVQAHGSGPSDVQGAGSWKWAKRTDKVQAHGSGPSERTRCGLMAVGQANGQGAGSWQWAKRTDKVRAHGSGPSERTRCRLMAVGQANGQGAGSWQWAKRTVNMAVGQANGQGAGSWQWAKRTDKVQAHGSGPSERSSCGPMAVGQANGQGAGSWQWAKRSDKVRDHGSGPSERTRCGLMAVGQANVQGAGSWK
- the LOC108950800 gene encoding filaggrin-2-like isoform X1: MEVGQANGQGAGSWQWAKRTDKEQAHGSGPSERTRCRLMAVGQANGQGAGSWQWAKRRTRCRLMEVGQANGQGAGSWQWAKRTDKVQAHGSGPSERTRCRLMAVGQADGQGAGSWQWAKRTFKVQAHGSGPSERTRCRLMEVGQANGQGAGSWQWAKRTDKVQAHGSGPSERTRCRLMEVGQANGQGAGSWQWAKRTDKVQAHGSGPSERTRCRLMEVGQANGQGAGSWQWAKRTDKVQAHGSGPSDVQGAGSWKWAKRTDKVQAHGSGPSERTRCGLMAVGQANGQGAGSWQWAKRTDKVRAHGSGPSERTRCRLMAVGQANGQGAGSWQWAKRTVNMAVGQANGQGAGSWQWAKRTDKVQAHGSGPSERTRCRLMAVGQANGQAAGQWQWAKRTDKVQAHGSGPSDRTRCGIMAVGQANGQGAGSWQWAKRTYKVQAHGSDQANVHAVQCFTRLTFRKRRCHY
- the LOC108950800 gene encoding filaggrin-2-like isoform X13; this encodes MEVGQANGQGAGSWQWAKRTDKEQAHGSGPSERTRCRLMAVGQANGQGAGSWQWAKRRTRCRLMEVGQANGQGAGSWQWAKRTDKVQAHGSGPSERTRCRLMAVGQADGQGAGSWQWAKRTFKVQAHGSGPSERTRCRLMEVGQANGQGAGSWQWAKRTDKVQAHGSGPSERTRCRLMEVGQANGQGAGSWQWAKRTDKVQAHGSGPSERTRCRLMEVGQANGQGAGSWQWAKRTDKVQAHGSGPSDVQGAGSWKWAKRTDKVQAHGSGPSERTRCGLMAVGQANGQGAGSWQWAKRTDKVRAHGSGPSERTRCRLMAVGQANGQGAGSWQWAKRANKVQAHGSGPSERSSCGPMAVGQANGQGAGSWQWAKRSDKVRDHGSGPSERTRCGLMAVGQANVQGAGSWK
- the LOC108950800 gene encoding filaggrin-2-like isoform X4, which encodes MVVGQANDQGAGSWKWAKRTDKVQAHGSGPSERTRSRLMAVGQANGQGAGSWQWAKRTDKVQAHGSGPSERTRCRLMAVGQADGQGAGSWKWAKRTDKVQAHGSGPSGRTRCRLMAVGQADVQGAGSWKWAKRTDKVQAHGSGPSERTRCRLMAVGQANGQGAGSWQWAKRTDKVQAHGSGPSERTRCRLMAVGQANGQGAGSWQWAKRTDKVQAHGSGPSERTRCRLMAVGQANGQGAGSWQWAKRRSRCRLMEVGQANGQGAGSWQWAKRTDKVRAHGSGPSERTRCRLMAVGQANGQGAGSWQWAKRTDKVQAHGSGPSERTRCRLMAVGQANGQHGSGPSERTRCRLMAVGQANGQGAGSWQWAKRTVKLRANGSGPSERTRCRLMAVGQAIGQGAGSWQWAKRTDKVRAHGSGPSERTRCRLMEVTKRTYTQCSVSRD
- the LOC108950800 gene encoding filaggrin-2-like isoform X7, with the translated sequence MAVGQANGQGAGSWQWAKRTDKVQAHGSGPSERTRCRLMAVGQATYKVQAHGSGPSERTRCRLMAVGQADGQGAGSWKWAKRTDKVQAHGSGPSGRTRCRLMAVGQADVQGAGSWKWAKRTDKVQAHGSGPSERTRCRLMAVGQANGQGAGSWQWAKRTDKVQAHGSGPSERTRCRLMAVGQANGQGAGSWQWAKRTDKVQAHGSGPSERTRCRLMAVGQANGQGAGSWKWAKRTDKVQAHGSGPSERTRCGLMAVGQANGQGAGSWQWAKRTDKVRAHGSGPSERTRCRLMAVGQANGQGAGSWQWAKRTVNMAVGQANGQGAGSWQWAKRTDKVQAHGSGPSERTRCRLMAVGQANGQAAGQWQWAKRTDKVQAHGSGPSDRTRCGIMAVGQANGQGAGSWQWAKRTYKVQAHGSDQANVHAVQCFTRLTFRKRRCHY
- the LOC108950800 gene encoding filaggrin-2-like isoform X2, coding for MVVGQANDQGAGSWKWAKRTDKVQAHGSGPSERTRSRLMAVGQANGQGAGSWQWAKRTDKVQAHGSGPSERTRCRLMAVGQADGQGAGSWKWAKRTDKVQAHGSGPSGRTRCRLMAVGQADVQGAGSWKWAKRTDKVQAHGSGPSERTRCRLMAVGQANGQGAGSWQWAKRTDKVQAHGSGPSERTRCRLMAVGQANGQGAGSWQWAKRTDKVQAHGSGPSERTRCRLMAVGQANGQGAGSWKWAKRTDKVQAHGSGPSERTRCGLMAVGQANGQGAGSWQWAKRTDKVRAHGSGPSERTRCRLMAVGQANGQGAGSWQWAKRTVNMAVGQANGQGAGSWQWAKRTDKVQAHGSGPSERTRCRLMAVGQANGQAAGQWQWAKRTDKVQAHGSGPSDRTRCGIMAVGQANGQGAGSWQWAKRTYKVQAHGSDQANVHAVQCFTRLTFRKRRCHY
- the LOC108950800 gene encoding filaggrin-2-like isoform X6, whose protein sequence is MAVGQANGQGAGSWQWAKRTDKVQAHGSGPSERTRCRLMEVGQANGQGAGSWQWAKRTDKVQAHGSGPSERTRCRLMAVGQADGQGAGSWQWAKRTFKVQAHGSGPSERTRCRLMEVGQANGQGAGSWQWAKRTDKVQAHGSGPSERTRCRLMEVGQANGQGAGSWQWAKRTDKVQAHGSGPSERTRCRLMEVGQANGQGAGSWQWAKRTDKVQAHGSGPSDVQGAGSWKWAKRTDKVQAHGSGPSERTRCGLMAVGQANGQGAGSWQWAKRTDKVRAHGSGPSERTRCRLMAVGQANGQGAGSWQWAKRTVNMAVGQANGQGAGSWQWAKRTDKVQAHGSGPSERTRCRLMAVGQANGQAAGQWQWAKRTDKVQAHGSGPSDRTRCGIMAVGQANGQGAGSWQWAKRTYKVQAHGSDQANVHAVQCFTRLTFRKRRCHY